Part of the Aggregatilinea lenta genome, GCTCCCCAGCGTAATCACACTAAAAATCAAAAAAACAAGTGCTTCCCAGGTCATCTACTCGCCGCCCTCCTAGTCGCCGGACCCGGCGGTCACGGCGGGATCGACCGCCACCAGCCGCGCCTGGACCCGTTCGCGCTCGCGCAGGCCCTCGCCGCGCAGGTATACCAGCAGCCCGGCGGCCATCAGCCCGTTCGCCACCAGCAGCACCAGCGTCGGCACGACCGCATCGCCAAAGCTGTTGATCGCGTTCGTGTCGGGCACCAGCTTCCACAAGAACGCCACCACCAGCAGGTTGCCCAGGCTCAGCGGGACCAGGAACTTCCAGTTGAACGCCAGCATCTGGTCGATGCGCACGCGCGGGAACGTCATGCGGATCCACATCATGGCGAAATACGCGAACATCGCCTTGATCATCAGGTAAATCAGGCCCAGGAACGGCACGTCCTCGGCAAAGGGGCCTTTCCAGCCGCCCAGAAAGAAGATCGCGGCCAGCACGCTGAAGGTGAACGCGTGCAGGAACTCGCCCACGTAGAACATGCCGAACTTCATGCCGGAATATTCGGTCATGTAACCCGCCACCAGTTCCGACTCCGCTTCGAGCAGGTCGAAGGGCGCGCGGCCCATCTCCGCCAGGCTGGAGATGAAGAAAATCACGAAGGTCATCGGCACGGCGATGAAGTACATGATGTGCTGCTGCTGCACGATGCCCTGCAGGCTCATCGAACCGCTGAGCAGCACCGGGACCAGCAGCGCCAGAACCATCGGGATCTCGTAGCTGATGAGCTGCGCCACGCCGCGAAACGCGCCGAGCAACGCGAACTTGTTGTTGCTGCTCCACCCGGCCATCAGCACCGCAATCTCGCCCAGTGAGCCGACCGCGACGAGGTACAGCACGCCGATGCTCAG contains:
- the nuoH gene encoding NADH-quinone oxidoreductase subunit NuoH gives rise to the protein MTDVLLDIGFSHDLAVLIAKLVGVVVVASFGLVWTLFGIWLERKIAGRFQDRLGPNRVGPFGVLQSLPDAVKIVLKEDIIPTGADKWVFNIAPVLSVFSVLLAWVVVPFAFGWTGSDLSIGVLYLVAVGSLGEIAVLMAGWSSNNKFALLGAFRGVAQLISYEIPMVLALLVPVLLSGSMSLQGIVQQQHIMYFIAVPMTFVIFFISSLAEMGRAPFDLLEAESELVAGYMTEYSGMKFGMFYVGEFLHAFTFSVLAAIFFLGGWKGPFAEDVPFLGLIYLMIKAMFAYFAMMWIRMTFPRVRIDQMLAFNWKFLVPLSLGNLLVVAFLWKLVPDTNAINSFGDAVVPTLVLLVANGLMAAGLLVYLRGEGLRERERVQARLVAVDPAVTAGSGD